In Bdellovibrionales bacterium, the following proteins share a genomic window:
- the lptG gene encoding LPS export ABC transporter permease LptG codes for MLSLADRYIAKKFLLFFAGGIIVFTTLFLAFDSLSSLVRFEVPTSVLVHYYSYYLPSIIYQMTPVACLLATVFTLSSLNRTQELVAFFSMGLGLWRISLPILAMVIVIGGLNFWVGDRLLPKFNQKKNYVFYVEIRKKPGLYSTVKTNKIWYRSENVLFNIKTLNAETSSAQGLSLYYFDGDWNLVQLIAAKTLHMSGSTWELRDGTVTLFAEESSFPLTKAFDRKVIEMNEEVADLQSSEHSSDTMSLNSLNQFIKKNKEAGLDTLRYEVDFHSKASFPFAALVMSLMGIPFSVSRQRSGGAFLSVSLCIGLTFFYWALYSSSVTLGQHGAVPPLFAAWVPNFLMVAVAGVLMIKSKR; via the coding sequence ATGCTCAGTTTAGCAGATAGGTATATTGCGAAAAAATTCCTCCTTTTTTTTGCAGGTGGAATCATTGTTTTTACGACCCTATTTTTGGCCTTTGACTCTCTTTCCTCACTCGTGAGATTTGAGGTGCCAACTTCTGTTTTGGTTCACTATTACAGCTATTATCTTCCGTCGATCATTTATCAAATGACTCCGGTCGCATGTTTGTTGGCCACGGTATTTACCTTGTCCTCATTGAATCGGACGCAGGAGTTGGTCGCCTTTTTTTCTATGGGCTTGGGCTTGTGGAGAATCAGTCTTCCCATTTTAGCGATGGTCATTGTTATTGGGGGTCTCAATTTCTGGGTGGGAGATAGACTCCTTCCAAAGTTCAATCAGAAAAAAAATTACGTGTTTTACGTTGAAATCAGAAAAAAGCCGGGTCTTTATTCAACCGTTAAGACAAATAAAATATGGTATCGCTCTGAAAATGTTCTATTTAATATAAAGACTCTCAACGCTGAGACTTCGTCGGCCCAGGGGCTGAGCCTTTATTATTTTGATGGGGATTGGAATCTCGTTCAATTGATAGCAGCCAAGACGCTCCATATGTCGGGTTCCACTTGGGAACTTCGAGATGGCACGGTCACCCTGTTTGCTGAGGAGTCATCTTTTCCCCTGACAAAGGCCTTCGATCGCAAGGTCATTGAAATGAATGAGGAGGTAGCTGATCTTCAATCCTCTGAACACTCCTCGGATACAATGAGTTTGAATTCCCTCAATCAGTTTATAAAAAAGAACAAGGAAGCGGGATTGGACACGCTTCGCTATGAAGTTGACTTTCATTCAAAGGCCAGCTTTCCATTTGCCGCCCTGGTGATGTCGTTAATGGGTATCCCGTTCAGTGTGAGCCGTCAGCGCTCGGGCGGGGCCTTTTTGAGTGTTTCTCTTTGTATCGGACTGACATTTTTTTATTGGGCGCTCTATAGTTCTTCTGTGACCCTGGGGCAACACGGTGCCGTTCCTCCATTGTTTGCCGCTTGGGTCCCTAATTTTCTTATGGTAGCAGTGGCAGGCGTTTTAATGATTAAGTCAAAACGTTAA
- the def gene encoding peptide deformylase → MAKLEVLRFPDPRLRKKSVAVKTVTPSLKQLVEDMFETMYASSGIGLAAPQVNHLVRLFVADTRPRENGRYKLEDMSPLEQAVSQPFVIFNPEIIKKVGKTTYDEGCLSVPTYYESVQRAELIVVQGLNLEGKKIQLEVDGLLAICIQHEIDHLDGKLFIDRLSPIKSARIKSRIKKAGYPARPEKVEEQDEEVVYR, encoded by the coding sequence ATGGCAAAACTGGAAGTATTGAGATTTCCTGATCCGAGGCTTCGTAAAAAGTCGGTGGCGGTAAAGACCGTGACGCCCAGCCTCAAACAGCTCGTCGAGGACATGTTTGAAACTATGTATGCTTCCTCTGGAATTGGCTTAGCTGCTCCTCAGGTAAATCATCTTGTGAGACTTTTTGTTGCTGATACTCGACCAAGAGAAAATGGACGCTACAAGCTTGAGGACATGTCTCCTCTGGAGCAGGCTGTTTCTCAGCCATTTGTTATTTTTAATCCTGAAATTATAAAGAAGGTGGGGAAAACAACTTACGATGAGGGCTGTCTGAGTGTTCCAACCTACTATGAATCTGTCCAGAGAGCAGAACTGATCGTCGTTCAGGGGCTTAATTTAGAGGGGAAAAAAATTCAGCTTGAAGTGGATGGGCTCCTCGCTATCTGTATTCAACATGAAATTGACCACCTTGATGGAAAATTGTTTATCGACCGCCTCAGTCCGATCAAGTCCGCCCGTATCAAATCACGGATAAAAAAGGCAGGTTATCCAGCTCGTCCGGAGAAAGTCGAGGAGCAGGATGAAGAAGTAGTTTACCGATGA